In Paenibacillus larvae subsp. larvae, the following proteins share a genomic window:
- a CDS encoding DUF4355 domain-containing protein, producing MMENQDNQEIIDQGTETTKENKEQNKEQVKEEKGKVTFTPEQQAAIEEMFSARFAREKKKSEAEKEEAAKLAEMNAQQKAEYERDQLQKQLEELLKKDRFNEMSKEANKMLKESGIVADDQVLGFVVKDTAEATQESVKAFVDLVNAKAEEITKQKLSGTAPRVQTSTSNAMTKSEIMQIKDAAKRQKAMAENIHLFQ from the coding sequence ATGATGGAAAACCAAGATAATCAGGAAATTATAGATCAAGGTACAGAAACAACAAAAGAAAACAAGGAGCAAAATAAAGAACAAGTCAAAGAAGAAAAAGGGAAAGTAACTTTCACACCTGAGCAGCAGGCCGCAATTGAGGAGATGTTTTCCGCCAGGTTTGCTCGGGAGAAAAAGAAATCCGAAGCTGAGAAAGAGGAAGCCGCTAAACTGGCTGAGATGAACGCCCAGCAGAAAGCGGAATATGAACGGGATCAATTGCAAAAACAGCTTGAAGAATTACTGAAAAAAGACCGCTTCAACGAGATGAGTAAAGAAGCCAACAAAATGCTAAAAGAAAGCGGTATTGTTGCAGATGATCAAGTCCTTGGTTTCGTTGTGAAAGATACCGCAGAGGCTACACAGGAATCCGTGAAAGCTTTTGTCGATTTAGTAAATGCAAAGGCCGAAGAAATCACAAAACAAAAGCTGTCTGGGACGGCTCCACGGGTTCAGACAAGTACATCAAACGCTATGACGAAATCTGAAATTATGCAGATCAAGGACGCGGCCAAACGGCAAAAAGCAATGGCGGAAAATATCCATTTATTTCAATAG
- a CDS encoding tape measure protein: MADYTLSAKVTADSSGFTKSFQSAGEAIDSVKKKVSSVGDIAKDIGSKISGIGKTATVATAPIAALTGSLVKTGVAYKAFKQESLQAFSVLLGSAEAAQAHMQKIMAFAKTTPFAFPDLVTANRKLVAFGMQAEKTQPVMEAIANATAAMGGNGVQIQELADVFAKIQSNGKITGEELNRLSDKGINALAILANKAGISMDDMRKKISDGGVKSKEAIDSLVDGIMNGTNGIAGQTAKMGGMLNALKGTWGGAVDSMKGAWRRLGDEVVSDDTFGKMTEGVNKVTAVIGKLPAIVKPLADQVGAAFIKVVDVVDGVVNAFLNLPPSAQQIAVSVMAAAVAAGPLLIVFGKLIGIVGTSIKAFSFLLNPVSLVIAAIVGLGLAFKTLMDRSETFRNTVNSLLLPVVTRAKAVFEEFQPIINNFGKVMNTTGGIVKSFFTDFSRVAELNGVLHAILPQGQADAIFNGLMRILHPIADLKAGFQGVAAVAKGNINTFEDLNDSLDGAFGDVGVRRILAMGQAFGTVREKAVSVAQTVGPAIGKAFSSLGPIMSSALGNAIPTMSNMFNVLIDVIASVISVISSFVTSVVNGFKTAGVSGGAMITTLGSIILGINPVLRIVISMFSQFGPQISTIFGQLVTSIVPLVTTIGTAIGQLAAAVIPILIQAFATIIPVIAQVASTFLTIISSVLPVLISLIMQLVPVIMQLVTMFASLLVQIMPLVATLVSALLPVITTIIQVVMNLVTVLMPSIIAIIQVIMTVIQALLPVIMSILTVVIEVVSSVIAAISPIVAIVGGIINAIMAIIAPIITFIASVISNIFSVISPIVAFVSGIFSTVFSIVSGIWRNIASFIGVSINGIGTVISTLSSVVSGVFNGISSIVRSVMSVVGSVITGVFGGIQAAWSGLTGFVSGVFGGISSAVQSLVASVRGFVNGVIGGINSAIGVINLIPGVSISAIPQLQSGTTSFRGGFARMNEGGRGELALLPSGTQVIPHDVSMKYAKESARANAYQGNYEGQTTVDLSSIEEWLRRLYQKDPSISIDGQKFAEITHKHYDKVSGSQTELTERWT; this comes from the coding sequence ATGGCGGATTATACGTTATCTGCAAAAGTAACAGCGGATTCTAGTGGTTTTACAAAATCTTTTCAGAGTGCTGGGGAAGCTATAGACAGTGTAAAAAAGAAAGTGTCATCTGTAGGGGACATTGCTAAAGACATTGGTAGCAAAATTTCCGGGATCGGGAAAACTGCCACTGTAGCAACGGCCCCTATTGCTGCTTTAACGGGGTCTCTGGTCAAGACCGGGGTCGCGTATAAAGCCTTTAAACAAGAATCATTACAGGCGTTTTCCGTATTGCTCGGAAGCGCAGAAGCTGCACAAGCTCACATGCAAAAGATCATGGCCTTTGCAAAAACCACTCCTTTTGCATTCCCGGATTTGGTAACTGCAAACCGGAAACTTGTTGCGTTTGGTATGCAAGCTGAGAAAACCCAACCTGTCATGGAAGCAATCGCAAATGCTACTGCCGCTATGGGTGGAAATGGTGTCCAAATACAAGAACTGGCGGACGTATTCGCAAAAATCCAATCAAACGGGAAGATAACCGGGGAAGAGTTGAACAGGCTCTCAGATAAAGGTATTAATGCTCTGGCGATTTTGGCAAACAAAGCCGGGATTTCCATGGATGACATGCGGAAGAAAATCAGTGATGGTGGGGTAAAATCTAAAGAAGCCATTGATTCCCTTGTTGACGGGATTATGAACGGTACGAACGGGATAGCTGGACAGACCGCCAAAATGGGTGGAATGTTGAATGCTCTGAAAGGTACTTGGGGCGGAGCTGTGGATTCTATGAAAGGAGCCTGGAGGCGTCTAGGAGATGAGGTTGTAAGTGATGACACATTCGGTAAGATGACCGAAGGTGTGAACAAGGTAACTGCGGTGATCGGGAAACTGCCAGCCATCGTAAAACCCCTTGCTGACCAAGTTGGGGCGGCGTTTATAAAAGTTGTTGATGTTGTAGATGGCGTAGTAAATGCATTCCTAAACCTGCCCCCATCGGCACAACAGATAGCCGTATCTGTTATGGCGGCGGCTGTTGCAGCAGGCCCGCTCTTGATTGTGTTCGGGAAATTGATAGGTATAGTTGGCACATCTATAAAGGCTTTCAGTTTCTTACTCAATCCGGTGAGTTTAGTTATCGCGGCAATTGTCGGCTTAGGGTTGGCTTTTAAAACGCTGATGGATAGAAGTGAAACCTTTAGAAATACGGTTAATTCTCTATTACTACCTGTGGTAACAAGAGCAAAGGCCGTATTTGAAGAATTCCAACCTATCATAAATAATTTTGGGAAAGTCATGAATACAACCGGAGGTATCGTAAAATCCTTCTTTACTGATTTTTCAAGGGTCGCGGAACTCAATGGAGTTCTTCATGCTATCCTCCCTCAAGGCCAGGCAGATGCGATTTTTAACGGTTTGATGAGGATTTTACATCCTATCGCTGATTTAAAAGCCGGGTTTCAAGGTGTGGCTGCTGTTGCAAAAGGAAACATAAACACATTTGAGGATCTAAATGATTCGTTAGACGGGGCTTTTGGGGATGTTGGGGTACGCAGAATTCTAGCTATGGGGCAGGCTTTCGGAACAGTTAGGGAGAAAGCCGTATCTGTGGCACAAACAGTTGGTCCAGCGATCGGCAAAGCTTTTTCAAGCTTAGGTCCAATAATGTCGTCTGCACTAGGTAATGCGATCCCTACAATGTCAAATATGTTCAACGTTTTAATTGATGTCATAGCCAGTGTTATTTCCGTTATATCGAGTTTTGTAACAAGCGTGGTAAATGGTTTTAAAACCGCTGGTGTGAGTGGTGGCGCCATGATAACCACCTTGGGGTCAATTATTTTAGGCATAAACCCAGTACTCCGAATTGTTATTTCTATGTTTTCTCAATTCGGACCACAGATATCTACGATATTCGGGCAACTGGTAACTTCTATTGTCCCATTGGTCACAACAATAGGAACGGCAATAGGTCAATTAGCTGCAGCGGTAATTCCGATTTTAATCCAGGCGTTTGCTACAATCATTCCGGTCATAGCGCAAGTAGCGAGTACGTTTTTAACGATCATAAGCAGCGTGTTACCGGTACTCATTTCGCTAATTATGCAACTGGTTCCAGTGATTATGCAGCTTGTTACTATGTTTGCCAGTTTACTCGTACAAATCATGCCACTCGTTGCGACTTTAGTTAGCGCCTTACTACCTGTGATAACGACAATCATACAGGTTGTGATGAACCTGGTGACGGTTCTTATGCCGTCTATTATTGCGATTATCCAGGTGATTATGACCGTCATTCAGGCACTACTTCCTGTTATTATGTCTATTCTTACGGTAGTCATAGAGGTGGTCTCTTCTGTGATAGCGGCGATTTCTCCGATCGTTGCCATCGTCGGTGGGATCATAAATGCTATTATGGCTATTATTGCTCCGATCATTACGTTTATTGCTAGCGTCATATCCAACATTTTCAGTGTTATTTCGCCAATAGTTGCTTTTGTTAGTGGAATTTTTAGTACTGTGTTCAGCATTGTATCTGGAATTTGGAGAAATATAGCTTCTTTCATAGGTGTGTCAATAAATGGGATTGGTACAGTTATCAGTACACTCAGTAGTGTAGTGAGTGGCGTTTTTAACGGTATCAGTAGTATTGTGCGCTCAGTTATGAGTGTAGTAGGTAGCGTAATAACTGGAGTTTTTGGCGGAATACAGGCAGCCTGGTCTGGCCTGACTGGCTTTGTAAGTGGAGTTTTTGGTGGAATTTCTAGCGCAGTGCAATCTTTGGTTGCATCAGTGAGAGGGTTTGTAAATGGCGTAATTGGGGGAATAAACTCCGCGATCGGAGTCATAAACCTAATTCCTGGGGTAAGCATATCAGCTATTCCGCAGCTGCAGTCTGGTACAACCTCATTTAGAGGCGGATTTGCAAGGATGAATGAAGGTGGACGAGGTGAGCTGGCATTACTTCCTTCCGGGACCCAAGTAATCCCGCATGATGTAAGTATGAAATATGCGAAAGAAAGCGCTC
- a CDS encoding phage head-tail connector protein: MIQDRVKVRIPEITDDLLGELETTAKDRIKLRLGLNEYPEELDSITVEVICAMYNRSYHEGIKSETVDTFSSSFVDDILAEYDEDFRKYLLNKEKENNNNRGVVRLI; this comes from the coding sequence ATGATACAGGACAGGGTAAAGGTCAGAATCCCGGAAATAACGGACGATCTGTTAGGCGAGTTAGAGACAACGGCAAAAGACAGGATCAAGCTCAGATTGGGACTGAATGAATATCCAGAAGAGCTTGATTCCATCACGGTCGAAGTCATTTGTGCCATGTATAACCGCTCATATCACGAAGGGATAAAATCGGAAACGGTCGATACGTTTAGCTCGTCCTTCGTAGATGATATCTTAGCGGAATATGACGAAGACTTCCGAAAATATCTTCTGAACAAAGAAAAAGAAAATAATAATAATAGGGGAGTGGTGAGATTGATATGA
- a CDS encoding DUF5072 family protein, with the protein MLQKLSFVEVLSAVQKKVEENTGLRCYDSIPNNEPVPFYFVEIVGQTPEPSKTMWKEKYQIFIHAFADGRNGSVPIFDLIQKLEEALTERIRIPEPFDLLMQTPTGVQRILIEEDGTKHAIMGYDIVICYGFKVKI; encoded by the coding sequence GTGTTACAGAAACTCAGTTTTGTAGAGGTATTATCCGCCGTACAAAAAAAAGTAGAAGAAAATACAGGGCTTCGGTGTTACGACTCTATTCCGAATAATGAACCTGTACCTTTTTACTTTGTTGAAATAGTTGGGCAAACGCCGGAGCCATCAAAGACAATGTGGAAAGAAAAATACCAGATATTCATCCATGCGTTCGCGGATGGACGAAACGGCTCTGTACCTATATTTGACTTGATACAGAAACTAGAAGAAGCCCTGACAGAAAGAATCAGAATCCCAGAGCCGTTTGATTTGCTCATGCAAACTCCAACCGGAGTACAAAGAATTTTAATAGAAGAAGATGGAACAAAGCATGCCATAATGGGCTATGATATTGTGATCTGTTACGGCTTTAAAGTTAAGATTTAA
- a CDS encoding phage major tail protein, TP901-1 family, giving the protein MAFEDNLYCDFSGTATKAIAGKDILLAIFDKTGTKLLAIAGQKGLKINRSKDSIEITSKDTKGGWKSKIGGMKEWSVDNDGLYVMNDESHKALGEYFEGDDPVCIKIVNQRDQKGMFGGLAIVTDYSFEAPFDDAMTYSIKLDGMGALVDLTLNDKANQMPGETPTGENKGAGE; this is encoded by the coding sequence ATGGCATTTGAAGACAATCTATATTGCGATTTTTCCGGTACTGCAACAAAAGCTATTGCAGGAAAAGATATCCTATTAGCCATTTTTGATAAAACGGGAACAAAACTATTGGCGATTGCCGGACAGAAAGGTCTGAAAATCAACAGGTCTAAAGACTCTATCGAGATCACATCCAAAGATACTAAAGGCGGATGGAAATCAAAAATCGGTGGCATGAAAGAATGGAGTGTTGACAATGACGGGCTTTACGTGATGAATGACGAATCCCATAAAGCATTAGGGGAGTATTTCGAGGGGGATGATCCTGTATGCATCAAAATAGTGAACCAAAGAGATCAAAAAGGCATGTTCGGCGGTCTAGCCATCGTCACAGATTATTCGTTTGAGGCTCCTTTTGACGATGCTATGACATATAGCATCAAGCTGGATGGCATGGGCGCATTGGTGGATCTAACTCTCAACGACAAAGCTAATCAGATGCCCGGGGAAACACCTACCGGAGAAAATAAAGGAGCTGGTGAATAA
- a CDS encoding minor capsid protein: protein MSDAKRLITTESAFVLNQANRQAFIDAGIKKYQITAVLDNKTSKTCRGLNGETFEYGKDIVGVTYPPFHSYCRTTVIPIEN, encoded by the coding sequence ATGTCCGATGCAAAGAGGCTGATTACCACCGAGAGCGCATTTGTTCTAAATCAGGCTAATAGGCAAGCCTTTATTGATGCCGGTATTAAAAAGTATCAGATAACGGCTGTTTTGGATAATAAAACATCCAAAACATGCCGTGGGTTGAATGGGGAGACATTTGAGTATGGAAAGGATATTGTGGGGGTCACCTACCCACCTTTTCATAGTTATTGCCGTACAACGGTTATACCCATTGAAAATTAG